CCTGAAGCAAAATCAAGCAGAGTTCTGGGTTTTAGGGATACAATGGACCTAATGAATTCTTGTACCGGTTCTGCCGGATATTTGAGGACTTCTAAAAATTTCTTTTTTCTGTTCCGGGCAGACAGCCAACGACCTCTTTGGATATACCTGATCCTGCCTTCCTGCTTTTTCAGGTCCGGAAGTATATCCCGTGATGGGACAGCAGTTTTTCCCTCAGGTTTTTTAATTAATTTTATTGCGTTTTCAATCCCCAGCCCTTTGAGACGATAAAGTGAGAAGGGACCATCGGGTTTACGTATCTCTCCCGGAGACAGCACTTCGTCAATCGGAGCAATCCAATCGTGAACTTTATCATCGGACAAAAGTATTGGCCTGCCGTGGAATATGGGAAATTTTTCAGAGCATTTTTTACAGCAAAGACTCCCTGAAATCAATTCATTTTTCCGGACCCGTATTCGCTTTTCGTCCAGCTTTCCTTTACAGCGCGTACAACATAGAAGATTTAGGGTAAGTCTATTCACTTTACTTCAATTGGTAAATCAATGGATTCAATTCATGGTCAGTGTAAAAAGTGTCAAAATCTTTGATCAAAAAAAGTTGACTTAACTCACTGCCTGGACAACTGATTTTCATATAGTCATTTTCCCATTTTCTTTACCAGTGATATTTCATTCGGTTTAAAACCAAGCTTTTCGTACAATTGCTTGGCGGGATTTGACACTAATACGTTAAGATCGACCTCTTCCACGTTCATCTGTTGACCCCATTCCAACATCTTCCCAATCAGTTGCTCCGCAACTCCTTTTCGACGTGCATTAGGTTCAACATATACAGCGCTCAGATGCAAACGCTTTTTTTCAACAAATATGCTGTCCAAAGGTTCGATGTCCGCTGAAACCATACCGATTACATCGTCTTTTTGCGACTCGTGATAAGCGATGAGAAATATATGTTCTATACTGTAAATATTTGACCTGACATTTTTTTCCATTGCTATCCATACTGAATTAGATTTATCAACTCTATGGCCGCTGTAATTTTCCATCTCAAGAACCATATTCCTGATAAGATCAGTGATAACCGCAACGTCTTCTATTGTACCCGTTCGTATTTCAATCTGATTTTCTTTCATCACTTGATCTCAATAAATTAAATTTAACCGGTTCATGTCATTTCTTCCTATTTAAATTTTCTTAACCACAATAAAAAACTCGGTTGCACGGCTTTATGACGAAATTTCGGATTCCATGATTCGGTTCAAACATTTTCAATCCAACTGATCAATGATTTTTCTTTTTCACATCATCAGAGTGTATGCAAAATACGACACAATAACGACCATTAACATTAACAAGTAGTTAATTAAAAAGCAGTGGTTTTCCTTCATTAATTATTGGTTAAGAGTTAATCTTGAAAAAATTTCCCTGTCCACCCTCATCCTTCACCGGCGAGAAAGAACTTTTTTGTTGTCAATAAATTGTTGATTGAAAAAATATTTCGAAATGTTTGGGCACAGAGATGATTTCAGGCTTTTCCCCTTCTATGAGGTTTTTAGTATTTTATATCTGAAAAATATTAATGTCAAATAACCCAAGAATGAAATCAATAGAGCCTGATTTCCTTGGGCCAAGGGGTTTCCATGGATGCACGCCATGTCTTATCGATGTATTGATGTGTATACGATTGCTCGACAATATGAAAATAGTAACTTCCTGACATCGTCAATTCCCACCCATTACTTGTTCGCTTAAACAATTTTAATTTCTCCCCCAATTTCAAGTAGAAAGAAAAATCATTTTTCAATCTTGTCTCAAATAATTTAAAATAAGAATCTTCATTTAACACGCCATTATAACAGTTCCAGAACAACCAATACGCTCTTCTTGTCCTCGGCGTAAACTCCATTTTCAACACGGTCGGAATCCTGCCCTTATTCAGCGAATCAATATACGAATCAACAGAAAAGGTGTTCATTTTAAAAGCATCATTTCCTAGAGAAGCGGCGCTTGGCCCAAACCCCAAAAAACAATCACGGGTCACGGAAGAGTATCTCGGAGAGTCCTTTTTCCCGAACGTCCAGACAGACGTTCTTATAAAATTTCTGGCCCAGGCAATCTCCAACAAACCATCGAGCAAATCCTTTTTCTGGCTGTTTCCCAAGGGTTTGTTCCGATTATTAGCATAACTGAAATCAATAAACGGATATGCTGATATTTGTGTTGCGCCAAGATCTACTGCGCGGGAAAAATCTTCTTGAATATTTTGTCTAGTCTGACCCGGGATTCCGAATATTAGGTCTATATCAACGGCTTTGAACTTCTGAGAACATAGTTTTTTTAACTGTTTGGCACCGTCTGTATATTCTCTACCCAGATTGTTCAGCAGTTGTTCGTCAAACGACTGAATCCCGACGCTTACCATATCAATGTTCGCGCCCAAAAGTTTTTTTGACGTATCTTTTTCAATATCTTGTGGATGTAATTCTATTCCTGCCAATCCCTTAATTACATATCTGTCATCTAATTCTCTGCGAATATTTTCAAGATAATCAACTGCCAGGGCCGGGCTTCCACCTCCAAAATAGAGAGTTGTAAATTTGTTTTCAGAATTCCCGATAATTCTACCGGCAATATCAATTTCAACAGAAAGCGCTTTTAAGTATGCACTAAACTTGTCTTTTTCAAAGGTTTCCTTGTAATAGGGGCAAAAATCGCACAATGCTTTGCAAAATGGTACATGAACATATAATCCGACATCGCGATCGTTGAAATCAGGTAAAAAACCCGTGGCTTTTTTAAACAGGTAAAGTTTTAACTGTTGTCCTATGAATACTCTCAATAAATGAGTCAGCATCAAAACCGTCTTTTTTATTTTTCCCAGATTTTCAATATTATCTGTGGATTTTTATTTTTCCCAATACCGGGTCTCAACAGTTGGATAACAACCGCAAATATTATATCATAAATGCCAATTAGGATTAAGCGACCGAAGTTGGAGAAACGGGCAAAGGTTATTGAAACAGTTGAGTGTATATGGATTTTTTGTATTTTTTTAATACTCGTAAAGCCCTCAGCGTATTCCATGTACTGCTCTTTCCGGTCTCTTCCATGTCAAAATGAATCAGTCCGGGATGTTTTTGCTGAACGGGCCAAGTATTATTTTTTAGTTTTTTAGACATTATTATTTCTAACGCGTCTTCCATTCTGTCGTCAAATTTTTGACCGACGCTTTGAAAATAGTCCAGACACCAAAGAATATCGTATCTCCATCTCGTCGGATATGAAAGCATTGTCATTTTTCTGTCTATTACTTTTCCGGTTTTATCAGACTTGTATAATTTATGCATAAGAATAAACTCGTGCGACTGTATTATTGATTTTTTTATTTCTTTTATTCTATACATATAATTATTGTCGATATACATCTTTAATCCCTCTAAGATATTTATTGTCGTGTGAAGAGAGCTGTGGTTTGTGTCAAACTCCCAGCGGCAATTCCAACCGCTGTCTGGAAACTGTTTTTCAAGAATGAAATCAATTATTTCCGATAGTCTGCTGTCATTCAATTCAACATAACAGCAAATAAACAACAGCATGCCGCAAATACAAAGGTCCAAATATCGTTCTTTTTTCTTTTCCGGTATTCTCCACAATTTTTCCAACAACAGTTTACTGCTTTGGAATATCCTTTTGTCCTGAGGGGGAGCCATGTTGATCAAATCCAGCAAAGTATAAGTCGTCGAAATCCACTTCGGAGAATAAATACCGTTTCCCCATGTACAGCTATTATCATCACGCAGATCCATAAACGCTTTCCCCCACCCTTTTTTTAATATTTTGGATCTGTCCTGTGTGAGTTCAATCTCTTCGAAATCGAGCAGGTCTCTTTTAACTTGATAAATTACTGAGGGATCGCCTTTCATAAACCAATCAAGTAAATCATTATTCATTTTATTTACTCCTCGTTTCGTCAAATATTACTATGCTTTTCATTTTCATCTTTGTCATGAATTAAATTTACCTCTCCATAGCTTTTATTTTTAAATCTTTCGGTATTTTTTCAATGGCGTACCGTAAAGCGGTTCGTGGCATTTGACTCTTGTTTTTTATTACATAATCAAACACCTCTTTTTGACGGGCTTCACTAGCAGCTTTGAGCATCCAGCCGTAACCTTTTTGAACCAAATCATCTTTATCCAAAAGCAGAATATCAGCAATTTCTAAAATTTCCTTTAGAAATTTTCCCTTTCTTGCCGGTATAATCAATGACACGGACGACGCTCGGCGCATCCATCTGTTTTTTGATTTGGCCATGTCTTTTAATCTGCATAAATACTTGGGATACATTACAATGAATTCTCCAACCGTATGATTGCAAAGAGTATCGCATGAAGCCCAGTTATCGACATATTTGTCTACCCATTTCTCGAAAATTTGAAAGTCTTCAGGTTCGAATTTCTTATGGATATAATAAGACCAATGGCAGGCAATGAACGATTCTTCAATAAATCCGGATTGCCATAACCTTTCGCAAATGTCAAATATTTCAGATTTTGTCTTTGATTCGATAAATTTGAAATATTCCCTGCTTATTTTATTTACAATTGGAACCTTTACCCCGTAAAACTTTATCTTTTCCTTAAAAAATTTCTGACTGGTTAACTCAGTTTTTTCATCAATGTTTTTTCTCAGTTCTGTTCTTATTTTCTCAATGATTTTTTCCATAATTAACTGAATTCCTGTCTTTTAAATTTCTTATCTATATTTGTACAATGTATGACAATTTTCCTAAATTAATATACTTTGCTTGTTTATATTTATTCTTTTACCCAATTCTCAATTCTTATTCCATCTACTCTTTCAAACTCTTTTATGTTATTTGTGACAAGGATGAGCTTTTTCGTTTTTGCCTGAGCTGCCAACAATAAATCCATTTGACCTATTATTTTACCTTTTTTTTCCAAATCTGTTTTAATAATCCCAAAATTAACTGCATCTTTGTCGTCAAATGCTAAAATATTGAAGATTGATAAAAACTCAATCAAAGCTATTTTATTCTTTTCAGGGAATTGGCTTTTTGAAACTCCAAATTCTAATTCAGCAATTGTTATTGCTGATATATAAATATCTTTTTTAGATTTTATTTTTAATGTCTTTAAAACATCTGCAGGCTTTTTCTTTATGATATAGATACAAATATTCGTATCCAGCAGATACATCAAAACTCTTCTCGTATTTGATTTTTCCCTTGATTACGGCCTTCTTTCATAAAATCATCAGTGAAACCATTCAAACCTTGAAGGAATACTTCCCATAATTTATCGTGCGGGAGAAGAATAACGGCGTCACCAATTTTCTGGATTAGAACATCTTTCCCTGAAAACTGGAATTCCTTGGGTAAACGAACGGCCTGACTTCTGCCATTTATAAAAAGTTTTGCGTTTTTCATTTTCTCACCTCCGGCAACAGTATATATCATGGTATAGATTCTGTCAATATTTTAACTAAACCTTCAAACATCGATTATGGAAAAGTCATGAATAAAAATCACATATCCTTTGTTGCCGGTAGGGTCTAAAATTTAAAAATATTTTTACTCTAATTCAATTTTATGGTTTTAATCTCAAATGGTTTGAATTTCAAGCTGATTGATCCGCAATTTTCAAAGTCGAGTTGCTCAGTTATATTTTCCAGGAGATCGGTTTCAGAACAATTTTTATAATTAGCTTTGGGCTGAAAGATAAACTCGCCGTTGCGACCGCAGGTCTCGTAAAATCTCAGGACAATTCCTTTCCCTTTCTCAGCCGGTTTAATTGCCTCTATTTTAATATTTCCGCTGTCACCAATAATTGTCATAGGGTTTTGAAAGTCAGGAATTATTTTGGCTGAAAACCTGAGAAGTGGAGTATTGAATTCATGAGCCTTTTTCCAGGTGTCGCTCACCTCTATCCGGTTTTTGTGAACATAGTAAGCAAAAGCAAATCCATGGATTCCCTGATCGGCAATATTGCCGTCAGGCATGACGGGAGAGCGCAGAAGATTTAGGTCAATAGTCGAACCTTTAATATAATGACCGTATTTGCAGTCGTTGAGCACGGCAAAACCGTAGCTGTGGTTGCTCAATCCTGCATAACGGTGAGCGCAGATTTCAAAACGTGCGGTATCCCAGCTTGTGTTATTATTATTGGGACGGCTGATTGAACCAAACTGAATTTCCGATATGGAATCATTGCAGAGAACTGACGTTTCGGCTGACAACCTCAGCATTTTTCTCTTTTCCTGCCAATGAACAGTATTGTCAAACCTCAAAAGAGAGGATCCCTCTTCAAGAGTTATATCCTGTTCTATGAGACTCTCCGCAATTTTAAGCTTTTGCAGTATTTTAATTCTGAATCGGTTGATTTCAATAACATTTCGTTCCAGGAGTTTTGGTTTTATCGGAGGCTTTTCCCGGTAATAATGGTTGATGTCCCATGCTTCCCATTTGAGCGGTTCATCGTCATACAACAAAAACTGGTTTGCCGGTCCGCTCAGAAATTCGTAATCATATTCTTTATGAAAAAAGGATCCAATGCTTCCATCGTCTTCCAGTCTGATTCTGACCAAGCTGTTTTCCAGTACATTGTCTTTAAAAGATAGTTCGTTAAATGTATCTTTTTTGAGTTCCGTGGTTCCCGTTGTCACGGCGATCATTGCCATTGGAGGCAAATCGAGGCAAAAGATCAGCTTGTCATCCTGCCTTTCGGCAAAAAACCTTTCTCCTGTCTCTGTAAAAACCTCGTTTTGTTCTTTATCAACCGGAAGTTCAACTGTCTCCCTGCGTTCCCAGTTGAGGGTATTCATAAAAACATGATACTTGCCGGAAGTTTCCTCATCATAAAATTCACTCAATATTTGGGTCTGAATTTCATCCAATAGAGATAAATTTTTCTCACTGAGAGCATGAGCGTCTTCATAGACCTGTTTTATTGAGGAACCGGGCAGAATATCGTGAAACTGATTGAGCAGAGTGTTTTTCCAGATTTTCTCCAGTTCTTTTACAAAAATTCCTCCGTTTATCGCCGAAAGAAATTCTATATCTCTGAGTCTTTGCTCAAGTCTGCGGTTATATTTTTTCATCAGGGCCTGTGTAGTATAAGTTCCCCTGTGCAGTTCAAGATAAAGCTCTCCCACCCAAACCGGCAGGATGTTTTTATCAATTTCGCTGATTTTTTTGAAAAAATCCTGTGCAAAAGCAAACTTGAACCGGGGTACACCGTCGGTGTTCTGCTGGCGCAGGCCGTATTCAATATGTTCTCTTCCCGGTCCGCCGCCGCCGTCTCCGTTTCCGTAGAGATTCAAAAAAGCGTCGGCAATGTCGCTCTGAGAAAATTTTTCTTCACCTTTAATAAGTTCTTTGGGAGTGTTGGCAACATTGTAGTCGTCAGTCGGCAAAAAGTGCGCAATGACAGAACTTCCGTCAATGCCCTGCCAGTTGAAAAGATGATGCGGAAAGCGGTTGGTTTCATTCCAGGATATCTTCATTGTCATAAAATAGTCAACTCCGCACTTTTTTAGAATCTGGGGCAAGGCGGCGCTGTAACCGAAAACGTCGGGCAGCCAAAGATTGTTGATTTCCTTTCCGAACTCATCCCTGAAAAACCTTTTTCCGTATAGACATTGTCTGACCAGAGATTCCGAACCGGAAAGATTCATATCCGGCTCCACCCACATGGCTCCCTGTAATTCCCAGCAGCCTTCCTCGACGGCTCTGCGGATTTTCTCAAAAAGCAGGGGCTGATCCTGCTTGACCCATTCGTAGAGCTGAGGCTGACTGGCTCCGAATTTGTACAGGGGATATTCTTCCATCATCTGCAAAGCCGTTGCAAATGTTCTAATCCCTTTCCGTCTGGTTTCTCTGACCGGCCAGAGCCATGCCATGTCAAGATGGGCATGACCTATGGAATAGACTGTCAGAGCCGACCAGGATGCCGGCACAGCCAGAAGAGATTTGGTAATATTCAGGGAATTTTCTATAAAACAGTTTTCATCCGGCAGATTTAAAATTTTGTTGAGCTCCGAGAAAATTCTTTTTCTGCGGACCGAACCGTTTTTCTGGTTTTCAGCGATCTCGTAGAGCACCCGCATATCCATCCATAATTCAAAAATTTTCTTGTCAAAACGGACAAGATCAGACCCATTCAAAAAATAATCCTTTTTGCCTGCTTCTCCGAAAAGCGAATTGGCCGAAGTCTCAAGAATAAGTTCAAATTTATCCCCTGCCGGTTTTATTAAGGGGTAATAGTATTTTCCTGCCCTGAGATCCCAATGTATTTTGTTTGTAAGTCCGGCGACCGGAATCTTGTTTTCAAAGACGCACGATTCTCCGTCAGTGTCGAGATAGACACCGAAATCGGAGTTCTGCCATTCTTTTGGTATTGTTCCGTAAAACTTAAACCACCCGCAATCCCAGACCTCCCCCCATTTTTCTCCGGTTTGAATCTGCTGAAAATCCATGGTCTGCATCTTTTCATAACTCACCGGGATATTTTTGGTATTAATGTAGAAAGCTTTTAAGGGAATGGCATCAAAATAGACTTTTTTGCCGAGTCTTTCTATAAACTGCTTTATTCTTTCGCCGTATATTTTCTCATTCTGCATAAATTTCTCTGCTGAATGATTCCACTGCCTGTTCAACTGAATCTATTTGCCTCACCACTCTTCTCTTACTTTTCCAAATAAACTGATTAGGTCTTCTTCCAGATTCCGCTTCTCAGCAGCAATAGACTTCAATGAACAAAGAGCACTTCTCGCTATACAAGCCTTATAGGACCAACTGTATGGACTTTGAGCAGGGTCATCATCATTGATTTCCAAGTCTCCTGCAACAACGGCCATTGAAAGCAGTTGCGTGTTTTCAATGATCCATAACCACATTTGATCATCAGGAGGGAAAAGGTCTTCTTCCCAAACCTCCACCTGTCGGCTGTGATCGATTCCCTTCTTCACAACTTGTGTATTTTCTTGCGTGGGTTCTTTCAGCCAGGCTTCAACATTCTTGAGTTGTTTCTCAATAGTCTCCCCATCGAGACATGGGTCGGTTTCTAGAAAGGCAAAACCGAGGTCTTTGACTTGAACAAGATGGTTTTCAAAAACATAATCCCACGCATAGCGTGCGAAGAAGGTTGCGAACAGGATAGCTGTACTTCGGTCGAGTTCGGCAAGTTGCTGCATGAACGTATCGAAAGATTTCTCCAGGGGTAGGGTCGCAAAAAGCCAATTTTTGGTTGGCGGATTTGTGTTTTCATTGCAAAGTAGAAAGAATTTGTTAATATCAACGATTTGTGCGATTTGTCTCTTGATTTCTTCCAGTTTCATCATTTTTAATATCTCCTGATTGTGTTTTTGTCACAGACCCGGCATAAGATTAGGATTACTAATGACAAAGCATGCGTTGCTTTCAATCATTGTCTATCCTAAGTTGAATGCTAATTGAAGATTTATTTTGGTGAATGACCCGCAGTAAAGAAATAATTGGTCCTTACCCCTTCAGTGGTTTTGTATCTCAATATTAAAATTGCATATGGGAGCTGTCAAATACTGAATCATTTCTTTTCAGTCTATATTTTCTATTTCATTTTTTGGATTTATTCTAATGTAATGGCTTAAATTCGTTAAGTCCATATTTTGAGCCATTCTACATGAAAACCGAGTAAAAAAAATGATTCAAAAACTTCAGAGACAATATTTTTCTCAACAATAATATTTCGGCTGGTTACGAAAGAAGTTGATATAGAGCTGTAACTTATGCCACAGTATTACACTTTTTTTGAATCCAGTATTTTCTTCAGTTTATCTATGCCGGGTTTTGTTTTATAAAGAGGTACGGATTCTTTTCGTTGCGGAAAAAGGTTTTCTTCGAAAACAGTATTTTCTGTAGTGTTATAAATAACTCCGAGAGAAAATTTATTGTTTTCAAGTGCATTGCGCATTGCCTTGTCTCTGTCTGTTGAATCCCAGGATTCATCCAGATAGTATGTATTGTCTCGATACCAGCGAAAATTATTTTCTTTATTGAATGAAACGCAGGGTTGCAGTATGTCAACCAAAGAATATCCTTTATGGATTATCGCTTTTTTTATAATCTCTCTGGTTTTATCAACATCCCCGGAAAAAGCCCTGGCGACAAATGAAGCGCCCATTGCTACAGCAACAGCGGCAGGATTAAACGGTTCAAGATATACACCGGCAGTCTGAACGGGAGTTTTGAAGCCACGTTTACTTGTCGGAGAAGCCTGCCCTTTTGTGAGGCCGTAAACCATATTGTTATGAACAAGGTTGGTTATATCCGGATTTCTGCGGATTGTTGCCAGAAAATGATTTCCACCCTCGCCGTAAGTGCATCCGTCGCCGCTTTCAGCAATAACAGTCAGTTTGGGATCAGTCGCCTTTATGGCTGTCGCCGCCGGCAGTGATCTGCCGTGAAGACCGTTGAAGAAACTAACATTAATATATTGAGGCATTTTCGCGGCCTGACCTATGCCAGAAACCATAACAAGCTGATCTCTTTGAATCTTCAGGTCATCAAGAGCCCCTTTTAGCGCTTTGAGTATATCAAAGTTGCCGCATCCCGGGCACCACGCGATATCAATTTCCCTATTAAAATCAAAAATGGATGACATGAATTTACCTCTCTGCCGGGTTTATGAATTCTTGTGTCAGTTCTTCCACGCTGAAAGGCATTCCATTATATTTAGTAATCTTCCTGTCGAATTCAAAGCTTGTAAGCATCCGTATAAGCAGGGCGAATTGTGACGAGAAATTATTTT
The sequence above is a segment of the candidate division WOR-3 bacterium genome. Coding sequences within it:
- a CDS encoding methyltransferase domain-containing protein, encoding MNRLTLNLLCCTRCKGKLDEKRIRVRKNELISGSLCCKKCSEKFPIFHGRPILLSDDKVHDWIAPIDEVLSPGEIRKPDGPFSLYRLKGLGIENAIKLIKKPEGKTAVPSRDILPDLKKQEGRIRYIQRGRWLSARNRKKKFLEVLKYPAEPVQEFIRSIVSLKPRTLLDFASGSGSSVTSLAHNLSAGTRIFAVERDLKCLWIIQEKFRMIGRSSNCEAIGGDVRGMPFPDESMDVVSSVMALQEITGISSLLREVKRVLSKDGSYFALLNREPWLNHIISLDEYKAFAEAADLFSGIDALSILAGKTGLTVSDLREFKDGEKDLCLVEMRKI
- a CDS encoding GNAT family N-acetyltransferase is translated as MKENQIEIRTGTIEDVAVITDLIRNMVLEMENYSGHRVDKSNSVWIAMEKNVRSNIYSIEHIFLIAYHESQKDDVIGMVSADIEPLDSIFVEKKRLHLSAVYVEPNARRKGVAEQLIGKMLEWGQQMNVEEVDLNVLVSNPAKQLYEKLGFKPNEISLVKKMGK
- a CDS encoding radical SAM protein; amino-acid sequence: MLTHLLRVFIGQQLKLYLFKKATGFLPDFNDRDVGLYVHVPFCKALCDFCPYYKETFEKDKFSAYLKALSVEIDIAGRIIGNSENKFTTLYFGGGSPALAVDYLENIRRELDDRYVIKGLAGIELHPQDIEKDTSKKLLGANIDMVSVGIQSFDEQLLNNLGREYTDGAKQLKKLCSQKFKAVDIDLIFGIPGQTRQNIQEDFSRAVDLGATQISAYPFIDFSYANNRNKPLGNSQKKDLLDGLLEIAWARNFIRTSVWTFGKKDSPRYSSVTRDCFLGFGPSAASLGNDAFKMNTFSVDSYIDSLNKGRIPTVLKMEFTPRTRRAYWLFWNCYNGVLNEDSYFKLFETRLKNDFSFYLKLGEKLKLFKRTSNGWELTMSGSYYFHIVEQSYTHQYIDKTWRASMETPWPKEIRLY
- a CDS encoding DNA alkylation repair protein, whose translation is MEKIIEKIRTELRKNIDEKTELTSQKFFKEKIKFYGVKVPIVNKISREYFKFIESKTKSEIFDICERLWQSGFIEESFIACHWSYYIHKKFEPEDFQIFEKWVDKYVDNWASCDTLCNHTVGEFIVMYPKYLCRLKDMAKSKNRWMRRASSVSLIIPARKGKFLKEILEIADILLLDKDDLVQKGYGWMLKAASEARQKEVFDYVIKNKSQMPRTALRYAIEKIPKDLKIKAMER
- a CDS encoding type II toxin-antitoxin system VapC family toxin — its product is MYLLDTNICIYIIKKKPADVLKTLKIKSKKDIYISAITIAELEFGVSKSQFPEKNKIALIEFLSIFNILAFDDKDAVNFGIIKTDLEKKGKIIGQMDLLLAAQAKTKKLILVTNNIKEFERVDGIRIENWVKE
- a CDS encoding antitoxin encodes the protein MKNAKLFINGRSQAVRLPKEFQFSGKDVLIQKIGDAVILLPHDKLWEVFLQGLNGFTDDFMKEGRNQGKNQIREEF
- a CDS encoding alpha-mannosidase: MQNEKIYGERIKQFIERLGKKVYFDAIPLKAFYINTKNIPVSYEKMQTMDFQQIQTGEKWGEVWDCGWFKFYGTIPKEWQNSDFGVYLDTDGESCVFENKIPVAGLTNKIHWDLRAGKYYYPLIKPAGDKFELILETSANSLFGEAGKKDYFLNGSDLVRFDKKIFELWMDMRVLYEIAENQKNGSVRRKRIFSELNKILNLPDENCFIENSLNITKSLLAVPASWSALTVYSIGHAHLDMAWLWPVRETRRKGIRTFATALQMMEEYPLYKFGASQPQLYEWVKQDQPLLFEKIRRAVEEGCWELQGAMWVEPDMNLSGSESLVRQCLYGKRFFRDEFGKEINNLWLPDVFGYSAALPQILKKCGVDYFMTMKISWNETNRFPHHLFNWQGIDGSSVIAHFLPTDDYNVANTPKELIKGEEKFSQSDIADAFLNLYGNGDGGGGPGREHIEYGLRQQNTDGVPRFKFAFAQDFFKKISEIDKNILPVWVGELYLELHRGTYTTQALMKKYNRRLEQRLRDIEFLSAINGGIFVKELEKIWKNTLLNQFHDILPGSSIKQVYEDAHALSEKNLSLLDEIQTQILSEFYDEETSGKYHVFMNTLNWERRETVELPVDKEQNEVFTETGERFFAERQDDKLIFCLDLPPMAMIAVTTGTTELKKDTFNELSFKDNVLENSLVRIRLEDDGSIGSFFHKEYDYEFLSGPANQFLLYDDEPLKWEAWDINHYYREKPPIKPKLLERNVIEINRFRIKILQKLKIAESLIEQDITLEEGSSLLRFDNTVHWQEKRKMLRLSAETSVLCNDSISEIQFGSISRPNNNNTSWDTARFEICAHRYAGLSNHSYGFAVLNDCKYGHYIKGSTIDLNLLRSPVMPDGNIADQGIHGFAFAYYVHKNRIEVSDTWKKAHEFNTPLLRFSAKIIPDFQNPMTIIGDSGNIKIEAIKPAEKGKGIVLRFYETCGRNGEFIFQPKANYKNCSETDLLENITEQLDFENCGSISLKFKPFEIKTIKLN
- a CDS encoding 2-oxoacid ferredoxin oxidoreductase (catalyzes the coenzyme A-dependent decarboxylation of 2-oxoacids, such as pyruvate and 2-oxoglutarate) produces the protein MSSIFDFNREIDIAWCPGCGNFDILKALKGALDDLKIQRDQLVMVSGIGQAAKMPQYINVSFFNGLHGRSLPAATAIKATDPKLTVIAESGDGCTYGEGGNHFLATIRRNPDITNLVHNNMVYGLTKGQASPTSKRGFKTPVQTAGVYLEPFNPAAVAVAMGASFVARAFSGDVDKTREIIKKAIIHKGYSLVDILQPCVSFNKENNFRWYRDNTYYLDESWDSTDRDKAMRNALENNKFSLGVIYNTTENTVFEENLFPQRKESVPLYKTKPGIDKLKKILDSKKV